In Actinomycetota bacterium, a single genomic region encodes these proteins:
- the hemB gene encoding porphobilinogen synthase → MARSAGGRPPAEQPRRLRRTPALRRLVAETRLDPAELILPVFVREDIAAPVPIGSMPGVLQHSLASLPALAADVAGLGLGGLMLFGVPAHKDATGSGADAADGILNRALSAARDEVGDATVVMADLCLDEFTDHGHCGVLAADGTVDNAATLDRYASVALAQAAAGAHVVGLSGMMDGQVAAVRAALDGAGYGDVVVLAYAAKYASAFYGPFRDAVQSSLVGDRRTYQQDPANRRESRREVRLDVAQGADVVMVKPALAYLDVLADTAAAVDVPVWAYQVSGEYAMVEAAAAQGWIDRDAAIHETLTATRRAGAAAVLTYWALEVARSLQH, encoded by the coding sequence GTGGCTCGGTCGGCGGGGGGCCGGCCGCCGGCTGAGCAGCCGCGGCGGCTACGCCGTACCCCGGCGCTGCGTCGGCTGGTCGCCGAGACGCGACTGGACCCGGCGGAACTGATCCTGCCGGTGTTCGTCCGGGAGGACATCGCGGCACCGGTGCCGATCGGCAGCATGCCCGGCGTGCTGCAGCACAGCCTCGCGTCGCTGCCCGCGCTCGCCGCCGACGTCGCCGGCCTCGGCCTCGGCGGGCTCATGCTCTTCGGCGTACCGGCGCACAAGGACGCGACCGGCTCGGGCGCCGACGCTGCCGACGGCATCCTGAACCGGGCGCTGTCCGCGGCGCGCGACGAGGTGGGCGACGCCACGGTGGTCATGGCCGACCTCTGCCTGGACGAGTTCACCGACCACGGCCACTGCGGGGTGCTGGCCGCCGACGGCACGGTCGACAACGCCGCGACGCTGGATCGCTACGCCTCGGTCGCGTTGGCCCAAGCGGCCGCCGGCGCCCACGTCGTCGGCCTGTCCGGGATGATGGACGGCCAGGTCGCCGCGGTCCGGGCCGCCCTGGACGGCGCGGGGTACGGCGACGTCGTGGTGCTGGCGTACGCCGCGAAGTACGCGTCGGCCTTCTACGGGCCGTTCCGGGACGCGGTGCAGTCCAGCCTGGTCGGCGACCGTCGTACCTACCAGCAGGATCCGGCGAACCGGCGCGAGTCGCGCCGCGAGGTCCGGCTCGACGTCGCCCAGGGCGCCGATGTCGTCATGGTCAAGCCCGCGCTGGCTTATCTCGACGTCCTCGCAGACACCGCGGCCGCCGTCGACGTGCCGGTGTGGGCGTACCAGGTGTCCGGCGAGTACGCGATGGTCGAGGCGGCCGCGGCTCAGGGCTGGATCGACCGGGACGCGGCCATTCACGAGACGCTCACGGCGACCCGGCGGGCCGGGGCGGCGGCGGTGCTGACGTACTGGGCGCTCGAGGTCGCCCGGAGCCTGCAGCACTGA
- a CDS encoding bifunctional uroporphyrinogen-III C-methyltransferase/uroporphyrinogen-III synthase, with protein sequence MAAGPGDPELVTVRAATLLGSAEVVVADCGTEIIAAVHAGTAAQIVRAVDDAGAPLDHAARVRLVVEAARAGHEVVRLLAGDPVLDGSLALEAAGLHKARVPFEVAPGVSTVTGVAAYAGFTLTGGRSREVHVIEMGSGDVAWAKHVDPTTTLVVVDGADRVADVASGLLQAGRAPGTPLTVTTGGTTVDQRTVATTLGDAGAALKAAKPAAGTAPGAAVVVIGDVVSARDKLSWFETKPLFGWRVLVPRTREQAGALSAQLLRHGAVPVEVPTISVEPPRTAQQMERAVHGLVSGRYEWIAFTSVNAVRAVRERFDEYGLDARSFAGLKVAAVGEQTAAALRAFGVHPDLVPSGEQSSAGLLEDWPDFDPVLDPINRVFLPRADIATETLVAGLTERGWEVDDVTAYRTVRAAPPAAATREAIKTGGFDAVLFTSSSTVRNLVGIAGKPHASTVVACIGPATAKTAEEHGLRVDVLAETPSVAALTEALATHGESLRLAAAEAGERNWRPSRRRTTSRRKAT encoded by the coding sequence GTGGCGGCCGGGCCGGGCGATCCGGAGCTGGTGACCGTCCGGGCCGCCACGCTGCTCGGGTCCGCCGAGGTCGTGGTCGCCGACTGCGGCACCGAGATCATCGCCGCGGTCCACGCCGGCACCGCGGCGCAGATCGTGCGCGCGGTCGACGACGCGGGCGCGCCGCTGGACCACGCAGCTCGGGTACGGCTGGTCGTGGAGGCCGCGCGCGCCGGGCACGAGGTGGTGCGGCTGCTGGCCGGCGATCCGGTGCTCGACGGCTCGCTCGCCCTGGAGGCCGCCGGCCTACACAAGGCCCGGGTTCCCTTCGAGGTCGCCCCGGGCGTCAGCACGGTGACCGGCGTGGCGGCGTACGCCGGGTTCACACTGACCGGTGGCCGGTCCCGCGAGGTCCACGTCATCGAGATGGGGTCCGGTGACGTCGCGTGGGCCAAGCACGTCGACCCGACGACCACGCTGGTCGTCGTCGACGGTGCCGACCGCGTGGCCGACGTCGCCAGCGGCCTGCTGCAGGCCGGTCGGGCCCCGGGTACGCCGCTGACCGTGACCACCGGGGGGACCACCGTCGACCAGCGCACGGTCGCCACCACGCTGGGTGACGCCGGCGCGGCCCTGAAGGCGGCGAAGCCGGCCGCCGGTACGGCGCCGGGCGCGGCCGTCGTCGTCATCGGCGACGTGGTGTCCGCCCGGGACAAGCTGTCGTGGTTCGAGACCAAGCCGCTGTTCGGCTGGCGGGTGCTCGTCCCCCGGACGAGGGAACAGGCCGGCGCGCTGTCGGCCCAGTTGCTGCGCCACGGGGCCGTGCCGGTCGAGGTCCCGACGATCTCAGTCGAGCCGCCGCGGACCGCCCAGCAGATGGAGCGCGCCGTCCACGGGCTGGTCTCCGGCCGCTACGAGTGGATCGCGTTCACCTCGGTCAACGCCGTACGGGCCGTGCGGGAGCGGTTCGACGAGTACGGCCTGGACGCGCGCTCGTTCGCCGGGCTCAAGGTCGCCGCGGTGGGCGAGCAGACGGCCGCCGCGCTGCGGGCCTTCGGCGTGCACCCCGACCTGGTCCCCAGCGGCGAGCAGAGCAGCGCCGGCCTGCTGGAGGACTGGCCGGACTTCGACCCGGTGCTCGACCCGATCAACCGGGTGTTCCTGCCGCGTGCGGACATCGCGACCGAGACGCTGGTGGCCGGCCTCACCGAACGGGGCTGGGAGGTCGACGACGTCACCGCCTACCGCACGGTCCGGGCGGCCCCGCCGGCCGCGGCCACCCGCGAGGCGATCAAGACCGGCGGCTTCGACGCGGTGCTGTTCACCTCGTCCAGCACGGTCCGCAACCTCGTCGGGATCGCCGGCAAGCCGCACGCCTCCACCGTGGTCGCCTGCATCGGCCCGGCGACGGCCAAGACCGCCGAGGAACACGGTCTGCGGGTCGACGTGCTCGCCGAGACGCCGAGCGTCGCGGCGTTGACCGAAGCGCTTGCCACACATGGCGAGTCGCTGCGGTTGGCGGCCGCGGAGGCCGGCGAACGCAACTGGCGGCCGAGCCGCCGCCGTACGACGTCGCGCCGCAAGGCGACCTGA
- a CDS encoding hydroxymethylbilane synthase, with the protein MSPTSTGQPLRLGTRGSALALAQAQTVADEVRRFTGRPVDLVPIRTAGDTQAEPLDVIGGTGVFTTAVREALTRGEVDLVVHSLKDLPTAPADGIALAAVPRREDPRDALCSKAGRRLAELPAGARVGTGSPRRAAQLRWRRPDLDVVGLRGNVDTRLRRLTADGDLDAVVLARAGLVRLHRLDSVTESLDADTMLPAPGQGALAVECRADATSLRDLLAELDHPASRAAVLAERALLAALEAGCTAPVGALAELSADSPAAGPEPVLHLSAAVVSIDGATAVRMSASGPAGAPQQLGESLAAALLADGAAALLGERVR; encoded by the coding sequence GTGAGCCCGACGTCCACTGGTCAGCCGCTGCGGCTGGGCACCCGGGGCTCCGCGCTGGCCCTCGCCCAGGCGCAGACCGTGGCCGACGAGGTACGCCGGTTCACCGGGCGGCCGGTCGACCTGGTGCCGATCCGTACTGCCGGCGATACCCAGGCCGAGCCGCTGGACGTCATCGGCGGGACCGGCGTGTTCACCACCGCGGTGCGCGAGGCGCTGACCCGCGGCGAGGTGGACCTGGTGGTGCACTCGCTGAAGGATCTGCCGACCGCGCCGGCGGACGGGATCGCGCTGGCCGCCGTACCTCGGCGGGAGGATCCGCGAGACGCCCTGTGCAGCAAGGCAGGACGGCGGTTGGCGGAACTGCCCGCCGGAGCGCGGGTGGGGACCGGCTCACCGCGGCGGGCCGCCCAGTTGCGATGGCGGCGACCCGATCTGGACGTCGTCGGGCTGCGCGGCAACGTCGACACCCGGCTGCGCCGGCTCACCGCGGACGGCGACCTCGACGCGGTGGTGCTGGCCCGCGCCGGCCTCGTCCGGCTGCATCGGCTGGACTCGGTGACCGAATCACTCGACGCTGACACGATGCTGCCCGCGCCAGGCCAGGGGGCACTGGCAGTGGAGTGCCGAGCGGACGCGACGTCGCTTCGCGACCTGCTCGCCGAGCTCGACCACCCCGCGTCCCGCGCCGCCGTCCTCGCCGAGCGAGCCCTGCTCGCCGCGCTGGAGGCCGGGTGCACCGCACCCGTGGGCGCCCTCGCCGAACTGTCCGCCGACTCGCCCGCAGCCGGGCCGGAGCCGGTGCTGCACCTGTCCGCCGCCGTCGTGTCGATCGACGGCGCCACTGCTGTCCGCATGTCCGCCTCCGGTCCCGCCGGAGCACCGCAGCAGCTGGGCGAGAGCCTGGCTGCCGCGCTGCTCGCCGACGGCGCGGCCGCCCTTCTCGGGGAGCGAGTCCGGTGA
- a CDS encoding glutamyl-tRNA reductase: MTVLAVGLSHRSAPVEVLDRAAVLPADIAAVLQEVIQREHVAEAMVVATCNRVEVYADVARFHPAVEDVTAVLAKSSGLHRDELVPHLYVHYDEAAVSHLFEVASGLDSMVVGEQQILGQVRAALRTAQSAGTAARVLNDLGQHALRVGKRVHAETRIDRAGASVVSVALAAAADRLGSLAGRRAVVVGAGAMSSLAAAALHRAGVGDLAVVNRTPESAVRLGLAYQGRGVGLGGLDEAVARADVVVSCTGSNGLVLTAAQLAAARSAAGGAPLVVLDLALPHDTDPAIDDLPGVSRIDLAQISGLPGAQAPHDAVLAARRVVATEVAAFAAVQAAHRVEPIVVSLRSRAAEVVEGELQRLRLRAPALDAATLAEVERSMRRAVSTLLHTPTVRMKQFAADPDGARYAEALHALFDLDPESVLRVVTPEDPTAPEALA; this comes from the coding sequence GTGACGGTGCTCGCCGTCGGGCTCAGCCACCGCTCGGCACCGGTCGAGGTCCTGGACCGGGCCGCCGTGCTGCCGGCCGACATCGCCGCCGTACTGCAGGAAGTGATCCAGCGCGAGCACGTGGCCGAGGCGATGGTGGTCGCGACCTGCAACCGGGTCGAGGTGTACGCCGACGTGGCGCGGTTCCACCCCGCGGTCGAGGACGTGACCGCGGTGCTGGCCAAGTCGTCCGGGCTGCACCGCGACGAGCTCGTCCCCCACCTGTACGTGCACTACGACGAGGCGGCCGTCAGCCACCTGTTCGAGGTGGCCAGCGGGCTGGACTCGATGGTCGTGGGGGAGCAGCAGATCCTCGGCCAGGTCCGCGCCGCGCTGCGGACCGCCCAGTCGGCCGGCACCGCGGCCCGGGTGCTCAACGACCTCGGCCAGCACGCGCTGCGGGTCGGCAAGCGGGTGCACGCCGAAACCCGGATCGACCGCGCCGGTGCGTCGGTGGTCTCCGTGGCGCTGGCCGCGGCGGCCGACCGGCTCGGTTCGCTCGCCGGACGCCGGGCGGTCGTCGTCGGCGCCGGCGCGATGAGCTCGCTGGCCGCTGCGGCGCTGCACCGCGCCGGCGTCGGCGACCTGGCCGTGGTCAACCGCACCCCGGAGTCCGCCGTACGCCTCGGCCTGGCCTACCAGGGTCGCGGGGTCGGCCTCGGTGGGCTGGACGAGGCGGTGGCGCGGGCCGACGTCGTGGTGTCCTGCACCGGCTCCAACGGGCTGGTGCTCACCGCCGCCCAACTGGCCGCGGCACGGTCCGCCGCCGGTGGCGCGCCGCTGGTGGTGCTCGATCTGGCGCTGCCGCACGACACCGACCCGGCCATCGACGACCTGCCCGGGGTGAGCCGGATCGATCTGGCGCAGATCTCGGGGTTGCCCGGCGCCCAGGCACCGCACGACGCGGTGCTGGCGGCCCGCCGGGTCGTGGCGACCGAGGTCGCCGCCTTCGCGGCCGTGCAGGCGGCCCACCGGGTCGAGCCGATCGTGGTGTCGTTGCGCAGCCGGGCGGCCGAGGTGGTGGAGGGGGAGCTGCAGCGGCTCCGGCTGCGCGCACCGGCACTGGACGCCGCGACGCTGGCCGAGGTGGAGCGGTCGATGCGCCGGGCCGTGTCGACCCTGCTGCACACCCCGACGGTCCGCATGAAGCAGTTCGCGGCCGATCCGGACGGGGCGCGGTACGCCGAGGCGCTGCACGCCCTGTTCGACCTCGACCCCGAGTCCGTCCTGCGTGTGGTGACCCCCGAGGACCCGACCGCCCCGGAGGCCCTGGCGTGA